A segment of the Ipomoea triloba cultivar NCNSP0323 chromosome 1, ASM357664v1 genome:
TATGCACAGCATTTATCTCATGCATGTAGGAAGCATGATTTAAGAGAAGTGAAGGCTTTTTGCTCTCATCATTTGCTTAATCCAGCTTAAACAAAACTCAAAGGTTGATGTTTGCATCCTTATACTCTAACTTTGGCAACTACTAATTAAAGTATTACCCAAATCGGGAGGAATTTTTCTCATACCAACTTACTTGATCCTGTAAAGTGTGTTTCATGTAAAAGTATGTGAAGTCTacaatcacttttttttaaaatgtatcaTAGAGTGGGTGTGTATCAAACAGTTCTGCTTGATCCTGCAAAGTGTTTGTGTAGCAAACAGTTGTGTACACTTCTTTGTTTGTGGAGAGATTCATTTTTTTGGGGTCTAAACCATTGTTGGTGGCCCTGGTAGCTTGCTGAATAGGGAAGGAGAAGGAATGCTAATTGCATTTCGTGTAAATTAATGTTCACAGGGTTCCCATTGTTGCCAAATGTGACCGCAAAAGAGTTCTGTCCTCTTGGGCTCCCTATTGTGGTGGAATGATCCCCAGAGAATTCCAAATAGAATTTTCaaaagttcgatacctcacTCCTCGTGATTTTGTTGAGAAGCTGTCGAAAGACCTTGGGGTACTTGGTGTGGTGGCAGGTACGTTACAACCTAGTCTTACACTAATGTTTGCGTAAGAATGATAATATGAATTTGTTGTTACGATGTAGGTGAAAACTACCGGTTTGGTTATAAGGCTTCCGGGGATGCATCAGACCTGTTGAAGCTTTGTAATGAATACGGCATCCAGGCTTATATAATTAATTCCGTCATGGACAAGAATCAAGATCCTAGCAGCTTATATTCTTACGATGCAAAGGAGAGGGGACAAGTCTCGTCCACTCGTGTCCGATATGCGCTTGCCAAAGGAGATATGAAGTACGTGTCCGAGCTTTTAGGTCGCCACCACCGGCTTTTCTTGATGGCGGGAGACCAAGAAAAGTTTACGAGTGATAGATGTAGGGTGTCAGCTCCAAAGTCGTGTCTGTTGAATCTCCCGCCGAGGGAAGGTGTTTATGAGAATTGTTCGATTATGATAGATGAGAAAGTTATAGCATGCAGAGTTGTGATAGACAATACGCATATTCACTTGGATTGGGATAAGCCGACCACTTGTATTACTTGTCAACAGTTAAACTTAGTTGGTATTGACATTGTGGGATAGTGTAAAGTTTGTAATTGATTTCTAAAAGTGCAACAAGCCTCAGGCAATGGCTACCTACATTTTCATACGATAAATACTTGTTTCCatgtagggatggcaacgggagGGGCTCCTTGtgaccgcaaattatattgtggaccatgattatggttgatactgcagttgtgttgaacggatagtccaattgtgttgaaaagatactgcagttgtgttgaaaggaaactgtagttgcgcggaacagagaccgttcattCGTACAACACAAccgcagtatcctttcaacataactgcaatatccgttcaacacaactgcagtatcagttcaatacaactgcagtttcagacggatgacacggcctctgtttcgcgcaattgcagttccctttcaacacaactgcagtatccgtttaacacatctacagtatcagttcaacacaactgcagatcaaccatgatccatggtccacaatgtattatggaccatggtccacagtataacgactgccCCGTGACCTAGACCCCCCGTTGGGAATAGAAAAATTTTCCCATTCTTTACAAGAAAATTTTGGAGATAGAGAATCTCTGCCTTGATCAATCCTataatcaaactaataattTACGGAGTAGTATAATTGTTAATATTtaagtattaaattattaatttaagcTATCCAATTTGAATAGAGTGACTCTTATTGTGAGATCGTCTCAtgggggttgttatgccgtggacccaggtccaccttgcaaggttcaaggtgaacctgggtctacattcacatacactatactctacattcaca
Coding sequences within it:
- the LOC116033430 gene encoding FAD synthetase 2, chloroplastic-like, which gives rise to NVHRVPIVAKCDRKRVLSSWAPYCGGMIPREFQIEFSKVRYLTPRDFVEKLSKDLGVLGVVAGENYRFGYKASGDASDLLKLCNEYGIQAYIINSVMDKNQDPSSLYSYDAKERGQVSSTRVRYALAKGDMKYVSELLGRHHRLFLMAGDQEKFTSDRCRVSAPKSCLLNLPPREGVYENCSIMIDEKVIACRVVIDNTHIHLDWDKPTTCITCQQLNLVGIDIVG